From the Cupriavidus necator N-1 genome, one window contains:
- the fumC gene encoding class II fumarate hydratase translates to MSAPSTSATRIEKDSLGDVPVPADHLWGAQTERSRQNFRIGNEKMPPALIEAFAILKLCAARANGELGVLKPELAHAIEQAATEVIEGRWPDEFPLSVWQTGSGTQTNMNLNEVIANRAIQLLGGKVGSKTPVHPNDHVNASQSSNDSFPTAMHIAATRAIQQELLPALEQLQQTFARKVEAFADIVKVGRTHLQDAVPLTLGQEFSGYMTQVADAQSRLQQAMLRAMPVAQGGTAVGTGLNAPHGFAAAFARALADYTGLPFEPAPNRYALQASHDALADLSGALSTTASSFLKIARDFMLLGSGPRAGFAELVLPANEPGSSIMPGKVNPTQAEALAMVCCRVIGNHTTVTLANGLGTLELNAYKPVIIYSLLQSVSLLAGAASSFAEHMVEGVEADRERIAELLERSLMPVTALNPHIGYDKAAEIAKLAVKRNLSLREAAIASGHVTEAQFAEWIDLKGMTREV, encoded by the coding sequence ATGTCTGCCCCGTCCACCTCCGCCACCCGCATCGAGAAAGACAGCCTGGGCGACGTGCCCGTGCCCGCCGATCACCTGTGGGGGGCGCAGACCGAGCGCTCGCGCCAGAACTTCCGCATCGGCAACGAGAAGATGCCGCCGGCACTGATCGAGGCCTTCGCCATCCTGAAACTTTGCGCGGCGCGCGCCAACGGCGAGCTTGGCGTGCTCAAGCCCGAACTGGCGCACGCGATCGAACAGGCCGCGACCGAAGTCATCGAAGGCCGCTGGCCCGATGAGTTCCCGCTGTCGGTCTGGCAGACCGGGTCCGGTACGCAGACCAACATGAACCTGAACGAGGTCATCGCGAACCGCGCGATTCAGTTGCTGGGCGGCAAGGTCGGCAGCAAGACGCCGGTGCACCCCAACGACCACGTCAACGCCAGCCAGTCTTCCAATGACAGCTTCCCCACCGCGATGCATATCGCCGCCACGCGCGCGATCCAGCAGGAACTGCTGCCGGCACTGGAGCAGCTGCAGCAGACCTTCGCGCGCAAGGTGGAAGCCTTTGCCGATATCGTCAAGGTCGGCCGCACCCACCTGCAGGATGCTGTGCCGCTGACGCTGGGGCAGGAGTTCTCGGGCTACATGACGCAAGTGGCCGATGCGCAGTCGCGCCTGCAGCAGGCCATGCTGCGCGCGATGCCGGTGGCACAGGGCGGCACCGCGGTGGGCACCGGCCTGAACGCCCCGCACGGCTTCGCCGCGGCCTTCGCGCGGGCGCTGGCCGACTACACCGGCCTGCCGTTCGAGCCCGCGCCCAACCGCTATGCGCTGCAGGCCTCGCACGATGCGCTGGCCGACCTGTCCGGCGCGCTCAGCACCACGGCCTCGTCGTTCCTGAAGATCGCGCGCGACTTCATGCTGCTGGGCTCAGGCCCGCGTGCCGGCTTTGCCGAGCTGGTGCTGCCGGCCAACGAGCCGGGCTCATCGATCATGCCGGGCAAGGTCAACCCGACCCAGGCCGAGGCGCTGGCGATGGTGTGCTGCCGCGTGATCGGCAACCACACCACGGTGACGCTGGCCAACGGGCTGGGCACGCTGGAGCTGAACGCCTACAAGCCGGTGATCATCTACAGCCTGCTGCAGTCGGTGAGCCTGCTGGCGGGGGCCGCGTCGAGCTTTGCCGAGCATATGGTCGAAGGCGTCGAGGCCGACCGCGAGCGCATCGCCGAACTGCTGGAGCGTTCGCTGATGCCGGTGACGGCGCTCAATCCGCATATCGGCTACGACAAGGCCGCAGAGATCGCCAAGCTGGCGGTCAAGCGCAACCTGTCGCTGCGCGAGGCGGCGATCGCGTCGGGGCATGTCACCGAGGCGCAGTTTGCCGAGTGGATCGACCTGAAGGGGATGACGCGGGAGGTATAG
- a CDS encoding LysR family transcriptional regulator translates to MLIAQLKSFFMVARIGSVTQAAKRLGLSQPTITAQIRALEEAYGVELFHRGGRRLALSDAGLALLPRVEALVQQETEIDFFLRHSGDLRTGSLRVGATAPYYVLELIRSFSERFPAIDVSVVTGNSQEVLEALQEYRVDIATSSQRVDDARLSRVLLGVDPLMLVVHRTHALAGHTEVAVSALAGCRLLMRELGSTTRIATEDMLAQARVSPAAQMEIGSRESIREAVIRNLGVSVIARHEVPSHPDLRVLGFTDASPCLHEYLYCLRERRGARLIDAFVALAEPPQGQQESGWDR, encoded by the coding sequence ATGCTCATCGCCCAGCTCAAGTCCTTCTTCATGGTGGCCCGCATCGGCAGCGTCACGCAGGCCGCCAAGCGCCTGGGCCTGTCGCAGCCCACCATCACCGCGCAGATCCGCGCGCTGGAAGAAGCCTACGGGGTCGAGCTGTTCCACCGCGGCGGGCGCCGCCTGGCGCTGTCAGACGCGGGGCTGGCATTGCTGCCGCGCGTCGAGGCGCTGGTGCAGCAGGAAACCGAGATCGATTTCTTCCTGCGCCATTCGGGCGACCTGCGCACCGGCAGCCTGCGCGTGGGTGCGACCGCGCCCTACTATGTGCTGGAGCTGATCCGCAGCTTCAGCGAGCGCTTTCCCGCCATCGATGTCAGCGTGGTGACCGGCAATTCGCAGGAAGTGCTGGAAGCGCTGCAGGAATACCGCGTCGATATCGCCACCTCGTCGCAGCGGGTGGACGATGCGCGCCTGTCGCGCGTGCTGCTGGGCGTGGATCCGCTGATGCTGGTGGTGCACCGCACCCATGCGCTGGCCGGGCACACCGAAGTGGCCGTCAGTGCGCTGGCAGGCTGCCGCCTGCTGATGCGCGAACTCGGGTCGACCACGCGCATCGCCACCGAAGACATGCTGGCGCAGGCGCGCGTGAGCCCCGCGGCGCAGATGGAGATCGGCAGCCGGGAGTCGATCCGCGAGGCGGTGATACGCAACCTGGGCGTATCGGTGATTGCCCGGCACGAGGTGCCGAGCCATCCGGACCTGCGCGTGCTGGGCTTCACCGATGCCTCGCCCTGCCTGCACGAGTATCTCTATTGCCTGCGCGAGCGGCGTGGCGCCAGGCTGATCGATGCCTTCGTCGCGCTGGCCGAACCGCCGCAGGGGCAGCAGGAATCGGGCTGGGACCGCTAA
- a CDS encoding four-helix bundle copper-binding protein: MIRPTVQENAARYADCIAACNAAAAAALKCAAACLEEQDVRKMARCIALDMDCAGIAQLAASYMLRNSEFAPLVCEDCAEVCKWCKEECEHHDNEHCQDCARACAACMEQCLKMTA, encoded by the coding sequence ATGATCCGACCCACCGTGCAGGAAAACGCCGCCCGCTACGCCGACTGCATTGCCGCCTGCAATGCCGCAGCCGCTGCCGCACTCAAGTGCGCCGCGGCCTGCCTGGAAGAACAGGACGTGCGCAAGATGGCGCGCTGCATCGCGCTGGACATGGATTGCGCCGGCATCGCCCAGCTGGCCGCGTCCTACATGCTGCGCAACAGCGAGTTCGCGCCGCTGGTGTGTGAAGACTGCGCCGAAGTCTGCAAGTGGTGCAAGGAGGAATGCGAGCACCATGACAACGAGCACTGCCAGGATTGCGCCCGCGCCTGCGCAGCCTGCATGGAGCAGTGCCTGAAGATGACGGCTTAG
- a CDS encoding sensor domain-containing diguanylate cyclase produces MPVYTPTLKARIAIITTVLAAVFGTGIVLTALYDAHRDLHDALQVQQDSVVKLTASQLDTAMSDRIVLLSHQAAQLSGLLAQAHGAQAAAVRERALDALSAAIPVPAAFNALLVADMQGNIVSNRGSGADIGDRSYFREAARSLAPVVSPPIRSRTNGQMGVMVAVPVLAPNQAFVGLVGGWLDLSSANFLVEILHNRLGTTGYYCLVSAGPEPVYIRHPDPAQARQPAQAVADTCGEDDSPAPLEFLTPARPVIARYLMSSTGWELVALLPAREAYAPLHQMQQRFLSMAGMAMAAVALLIWLAVRRQLAPLARLHKVVQASANDLSAFERLPTRQQRDEIGDVTRAFIKLMRDVRERRQALDRSERRLRAVTDTLPSLLAFIDTDERYVFNNQAYERVFGLKPEELRGRHVREILGEARYARVQPFMQRALAGTAVTFETEDSDLEYHCMESSLRPEWSADGSEVVGVHIHVQDITQRKLETQRLARMSRTDHLTQLMNRSAFEGQLHAAMVRSREHGTLMALLYLDMDRFKAVNDIHGHAAGDQLLQTFAQRVRRCVRERDTVARQGGDEFAVVLEDMTRPAAARRVAQAILQAMDEPFDFEGVSADVDVSIGVALYNGGPAQDRELMRLADVLLYRAKGAGRGRYEIGPPELAGELSAQ; encoded by the coding sequence ATGCCCGTCTACACACCCACGCTGAAAGCGCGCATTGCGATCATCACCACCGTGCTGGCCGCGGTGTTCGGCACCGGCATCGTACTGACCGCCCTGTACGATGCCCACCGCGACCTGCACGATGCGCTGCAGGTCCAGCAGGACTCCGTCGTCAAGCTGACCGCCAGCCAGCTCGACACCGCCATGAGCGACCGCATCGTGCTGCTCTCGCACCAGGCTGCGCAACTCAGCGGCCTGCTGGCGCAGGCGCATGGCGCGCAAGCCGCCGCGGTGCGCGAGCGGGCGCTGGATGCGCTGTCCGCAGCGATCCCGGTGCCGGCCGCGTTCAACGCGCTGCTGGTCGCCGACATGCAGGGCAACATCGTCAGTAACCGCGGCAGCGGGGCGGACATTGGCGACCGCAGCTATTTCCGCGAGGCCGCCCGCTCGCTCGCGCCCGTGGTGTCGCCGCCCATCCGCTCGCGCACCAACGGCCAGATGGGGGTGATGGTGGCGGTGCCGGTGCTGGCGCCGAACCAGGCCTTCGTCGGCCTGGTGGGCGGCTGGCTGGACCTGTCCAGCGCCAACTTCCTGGTCGAGATCCTGCACAACCGCCTCGGCACCACCGGCTACTACTGCCTGGTGTCGGCCGGCCCCGAGCCGGTCTACATCCGCCATCCCGATCCCGCGCAGGCGCGCCAGCCGGCGCAGGCCGTGGCCGATACCTGCGGCGAGGATGACAGCCCCGCGCCGCTGGAATTCCTCACGCCGGCGCGGCCGGTGATCGCACGCTACCTGATGTCGAGCACCGGCTGGGAACTGGTGGCGCTGCTGCCCGCGCGCGAGGCCTACGCACCGCTGCACCAGATGCAGCAGCGCTTCCTGAGCATGGCCGGGATGGCCATGGCGGCGGTGGCCCTGCTGATCTGGCTGGCTGTGCGGCGCCAGCTGGCGCCGCTGGCGCGCCTGCACAAGGTGGTGCAGGCCAGCGCCAACGACCTGTCCGCGTTCGAGCGGCTGCCGACACGGCAGCAGCGCGACGAGATCGGCGACGTGACGCGCGCCTTCATCAAGCTGATGCGCGACGTGCGCGAGCGCCGCCAGGCGCTGGACCGCAGCGAACGGCGCCTGCGCGCGGTGACCGACACGCTGCCGTCGCTGCTGGCCTTTATCGACACCGATGAGCGCTATGTGTTCAACAACCAGGCCTACGAGCGTGTCTTCGGCCTGAAGCCGGAGGAACTGCGCGGCAGGCACGTGCGCGAGATCCTGGGCGAGGCCCGCTACGCGCGCGTGCAGCCATTCATGCAGCGCGCGCTGGCGGGCACTGCGGTGACCTTCGAAACCGAAGACAGCGACCTCGAATACCACTGCATGGAGAGCAGCCTGCGCCCGGAATGGAGCGCCGACGGCAGCGAGGTGGTGGGCGTGCATATCCACGTGCAGGACATCACGCAGCGCAAGCTGGAGACGCAGCGCCTGGCGCGCATGTCGCGCACCGACCACCTGACGCAGCTGATGAACCGCAGCGCTTTCGAGGGCCAGCTGCACGCGGCGATGGTGCGCAGCCGCGAGCATGGCACGCTGATGGCCCTGCTGTACCTGGACATGGACCGCTTCAAGGCCGTCAACGATATTCACGGCCACGCCGCCGGCGACCAGCTGCTGCAGACCTTTGCCCAGCGCGTGCGCCGCTGCGTGCGCGAGCGCGACACCGTCGCCCGGCAGGGTGGCGACGAGTTCGCGGTGGTGCTCGAAGACATGACCCGGCCCGCCGCGGCACGCCGCGTGGCGCAGGCCATCCTGCAGGCAATGGACGAGCCCTTCGACTTCGAGGGCGTGTCCGCCGACGTGGACGTCAGCATCGGCGTGGCGCTCTACAACGGCGGTCCGGCGCAGGACCGCGAACTGATGCGCCTGGCGGACGTGCTGCTATACCGCGCCAAGGGCGCGGGCCGCGGGCGCTATGAGATCGGCCCGCCGGAACTGGCGGGCGAGCTCAGCGCGCAGTAG
- a CDS encoding bifunctional diguanylate cyclase/phosphodiesterase, producing MRLTSLSPALLSLLVAASGALLTAGAWLQAERLERREAQQHFDALLGQAGSVLRERMLENERLLRGVAAVLSANPDTSRAQWRDYLYTAQLDDLPAGTQSIGYAPLTPLQRVPRLVQAARADGLADYDIHPGGTRDLYAPIFYIEPLDGRNTRAAGFDMLSEPTRRATLEAARDSGEPRLTPGLALVREAEAAQRQHGALIFLPVYAGEAAVSTVAQRRHAVLGYVYVSLRLGDLMRAAGAPAAAELELSLYEGSPAAPGPMLSGGPTEGERREDGSAALLQGERQLQYGGVTWTLRGATRPAFEAAHGPRQAYLVLAAGTLATLLLAWLTHALACRGRAARQREAQAVHAWEDDNAMLQACMAQSADGFLLADAQGVVVRASERAGQLFGADPAALAGRSLDTLVPGATGVVPSGAAAGVEAHRELAGVRADGSRFALRAGAARLPVADGGTAHWLWAVTDLEPERRAQQAAAVQAARYAGLLDHAAFCVITFDEDGLITGINAAGQRMLWYNTAELVGHMHMTGLHIADELADHARMLSGELGEPVPPGLPALVAKARLGLTDEREWTWVRKGGSRMPVQLAVFALPAPIEAAAADAAPAGPADGAEPRSAPSPGYQAIGYDLTERLRVDEYIRHLALHDPLTGLPNRAELSERAQALLLHARSHGERVALLLLDLDHFKHINDSLGHPVGDDVLRTMADRLKGTVRQGDLVARMGGDEFGVVLGGLRHDSEAELIAAKIQVRVNEELQAGGQRLRVTPSIGMAIFPDDGDSLTELLKAADSAVYAAKHDGRAQLRRFASAMAEASLARFTIEGLLRRALARDEFRLRYQPIVDAATLAITGVEALITWNTPERGAMQPAEFIPIAEQSGLVAPLGEWTLATACREIQALRQALGSEIEVAVNISPLQLRQANFPDTVAHCLQQAGLPPQGLVIEVTEGILVDGGETTIETFRRLRELGVGLSIDDFGTGYSGLNYLTRLPISRLKIDKSFVDDVATPGHDQAVAAAIIALGHQLHLKVIAEGVETAAQFEFLRAQGCDGLQGFLFSQAVPHEVLREILEKGIRAPTPTSAGATALRES from the coding sequence ATGAGACTGACTTCGCTTTCCCCTGCCTTGTTGTCATTGCTGGTCGCGGCCAGCGGCGCGCTGTTGACGGCAGGGGCATGGCTGCAGGCGGAGCGGCTCGAGCGCCGCGAGGCGCAGCAGCATTTCGACGCACTGCTGGGACAGGCCGGCAGCGTGCTGCGCGAGCGCATGCTGGAGAACGAACGCCTGCTGCGCGGCGTGGCCGCCGTGCTGAGCGCCAACCCGGACACCTCGCGCGCGCAGTGGCGCGACTATCTCTATACCGCCCAGCTCGACGACCTGCCCGCCGGCACCCAGTCGATCGGCTACGCGCCGCTCACGCCGTTGCAGCGGGTGCCACGGCTGGTGCAGGCCGCCCGTGCCGACGGCCTTGCCGACTACGACATTCATCCCGGCGGCACGCGCGACCTGTACGCACCCATCTTCTATATCGAACCGCTGGATGGGCGCAACACGCGCGCCGCCGGCTTTGACATGCTGTCCGAGCCGACGCGCCGGGCGACGCTGGAAGCCGCCCGCGACAGCGGCGAACCGCGGCTCACGCCCGGCCTGGCACTGGTCCGCGAAGCCGAGGCGGCGCAGCGCCAGCACGGCGCGCTGATATTCCTGCCGGTCTACGCCGGGGAGGCGGCGGTCAGCACGGTGGCGCAGCGGCGCCACGCGGTGCTCGGCTATGTCTACGTGTCGCTGCGCCTGGGCGACCTGATGCGCGCGGCCGGAGCCCCGGCCGCGGCGGAACTGGAACTGTCGCTGTATGAGGGCTCCCCGGCCGCTCCCGGGCCGATGCTGTCCGGCGGGCCGACCGAGGGCGAGCGCCGTGAGGACGGCAGTGCCGCGCTGCTGCAGGGCGAGCGCCAGCTCCAGTATGGCGGCGTCACCTGGACGCTGCGCGGCGCCACGCGCCCCGCCTTCGAAGCCGCACATGGCCCGCGGCAGGCGTACCTGGTGCTGGCCGCGGGCACGCTGGCCACGCTGCTGCTGGCGTGGCTCACCCATGCACTGGCATGCCGGGGCCGCGCCGCGCGCCAGCGCGAAGCGCAGGCCGTCCATGCCTGGGAAGATGACAACGCCATGCTGCAGGCGTGCATGGCGCAGTCGGCCGACGGCTTCCTGCTCGCCGATGCCCAGGGCGTGGTGGTGCGCGCGAGCGAGCGGGCGGGGCAACTGTTCGGCGCCGATCCGGCGGCACTGGCCGGGCGCAGCCTGGACACCCTGGTACCCGGCGCCACCGGCGTAGTCCCCAGCGGCGCTGCGGCCGGGGTCGAGGCCCACCGTGAACTGGCGGGCGTGCGCGCAGACGGCAGCCGCTTCGCGCTGCGCGCCGGCGCCGCGCGCCTGCCTGTGGCCGACGGCGGCACCGCGCACTGGCTGTGGGCGGTCACGGACCTGGAGCCGGAACGGCGCGCCCAGCAGGCCGCCGCGGTGCAGGCCGCGCGCTATGCCGGGCTGCTCGACCATGCCGCCTTCTGCGTGATCACCTTCGATGAGGACGGGCTGATCACCGGCATCAACGCGGCTGGCCAGCGCATGCTCTGGTACAACACCGCGGAGCTGGTCGGGCACATGCACATGACCGGCCTGCATATTGCCGACGAACTGGCCGACCATGCCCGCATGCTCAGTGGCGAACTGGGCGAGCCGGTGCCGCCGGGGCTGCCCGCCCTGGTGGCCAAGGCACGGCTTGGCCTGACCGACGAGCGCGAATGGACCTGGGTGCGCAAGGGCGGCTCGCGCATGCCGGTGCAACTGGCGGTGTTCGCCTTGCCGGCGCCCATCGAGGCTGCGGCCGCCGACGCCGCGCCAGCCGGTCCCGCCGATGGTGCCGAGCCCCGGTCCGCGCCGTCGCCTGGCTACCAGGCCATCGGCTACGATCTGACCGAGCGCCTGCGCGTCGACGAGTACATCCGCCACCTGGCGCTGCACGACCCGCTGACCGGCCTGCCCAACCGCGCCGAGCTGAGCGAGCGCGCGCAGGCGTTGCTGCTGCACGCGCGCAGCCACGGCGAGCGCGTGGCCCTGCTGCTGCTCGACCTGGACCATTTCAAGCACATCAACGACTCGCTCGGCCACCCGGTTGGCGACGACGTGCTGCGCACCATGGCCGACCGCCTCAAGGGCACGGTACGACAGGGCGACCTGGTGGCGCGCATGGGCGGCGATGAATTCGGCGTGGTGCTGGGCGGCCTGCGCCACGACAGCGAAGCCGAGCTGATTGCCGCCAAGATCCAGGTGCGCGTCAATGAAGAACTGCAGGCCGGCGGCCAGCGCCTGCGCGTGACGCCGTCAATCGGCATGGCGATCTTCCCGGACGATGGCGATAGCCTGACCGAGCTGCTCAAGGCTGCCGACTCGGCCGTCTACGCGGCCAAGCACGACGGCCGCGCGCAGTTGCGCCGCTTTGCCAGCGCCATGGCCGAGGCCTCGCTGGCGCGCTTCACCATCGAAGGGCTGCTGCGGCGCGCGCTCGCCCGCGATGAGTTCCGGCTGCGCTACCAGCCGATCGTCGATGCCGCGACGCTGGCCATCACCGGCGTCGAGGCGCTGATTACCTGGAACACCCCGGAACGCGGCGCCATGCAGCCGGCCGAGTTCATCCCCATCGCCGAGCAGAGCGGCCTGGTGGCGCCGCTGGGCGAATGGACCCTGGCCACCGCCTGCCGCGAAATCCAGGCGCTGCGCCAGGCGCTGGGCAGCGAGATCGAGGTCGCGGTCAATATCTCGCCGCTGCAGCTGCGCCAGGCCAACTTCCCCGATACCGTGGCGCACTGCCTGCAGCAGGCCGGCCTGCCGCCGCAGGGGCTGGTGATCGAGGTCACCGAAGGCATCCTGGTCGACGGCGGCGAGACCACCATCGAGACCTTCCGCCGGTTGCGCGAGCTGGGTGTGGGGCTGTCGATCGACGACTTCGGCACCGGCTACTCCGGGCTCAATTACCTGACCCGGCTGCCGATCAGCCGCCTCAAGATCGACAAGTCCTTTGTCGACGACGTGGCCACGCCCGGCCACGACCAGGCGGTGGCCGCGGCGATCATCGCACTGGGTCACCAGCTGCACCTCAAGGTGATTGCCGAAGGGGTGGAGACGGCGGCGCAGTTCGAGTTCCTGCGGGCGCAGGGGTGCGACGGGCTGCAGGGGTTCCTGTTCAGCCAGGCGGTACCGCACGAGGTGCTGCGGGAGATCCTGGAAAAGGGGATTCGGGCGCCGACCCCCACGTCTGCGGGCGCCACTGCGCTGCGCGAGTCATAA
- a CDS encoding putative 2-aminoethylphosphonate ABC transporter ATP-binding protein, which translates to MQAGKSGEGRAFLAVEQVSKRFGSFMALDGVSLSVGQGELLCLLGPSGCGKTTLLRIIAGLEREDAGRIHAGARELTGLPPQARDYGILFQSYALFPNLTVAQNVAYGLHGRGMGRTHRDARVAEMLGLVGLAGSERKFPGQLSGGQQQRVAMARALAPAPSLLLLDEPMSALDARVREHLRLELRQLQRRLNITTVMVTHDQEEAMTMADRIAVMDGGRIVQAGTPAEIYEQPASAFVAGFVGQANWLPGRSAQAGRFTVGEGSQAVDFLVDTPQPAASAGRLCCRPEAVRLDPDPAESNRLLARVVDQTYLGNRYRLALEADRLPGLTLFADVAREARHRLPDAGGHKFWIALPAQALRVFA; encoded by the coding sequence ATGCAGGCAGGCAAGTCCGGGGAGGGCCGGGCGTTCCTGGCGGTGGAGCAGGTCAGCAAGCGCTTTGGCAGCTTCATGGCGCTGGACGGCGTGTCGCTGTCGGTCGGGCAGGGCGAGCTGCTGTGCCTGCTGGGCCCGTCCGGCTGCGGCAAGACCACGCTGCTGCGCATCATCGCGGGACTTGAGCGCGAGGACGCAGGACGCATCCATGCCGGCGCGCGTGAACTGACCGGGTTGCCGCCGCAGGCACGCGACTACGGCATCCTGTTCCAGTCCTATGCGCTGTTTCCCAACCTGACCGTGGCGCAGAACGTGGCCTATGGCCTGCACGGGCGCGGCATGGGACGCACGCACCGCGACGCGCGCGTGGCCGAGATGCTCGGCCTGGTCGGCCTGGCCGGCAGCGAGCGCAAGTTTCCGGGCCAGCTCTCCGGTGGTCAGCAGCAGCGCGTGGCGATGGCCCGTGCGCTGGCGCCGGCGCCTTCGCTGCTGTTGCTGGATGAGCCGATGTCGGCGCTCGACGCGCGCGTGCGCGAACACCTGCGGCTGGAGCTGCGCCAGCTGCAGCGCCGCCTGAACATCACCACCGTGATGGTCACCCACGACCAGGAAGAGGCCATGACCATGGCCGACCGCATTGCCGTGATGGACGGCGGGCGCATCGTGCAGGCCGGCACCCCCGCCGAGATCTATGAGCAGCCGGCGTCGGCCTTTGTCGCCGGCTTTGTCGGGCAGGCCAACTGGCTGCCGGGGCGCAGCGCGCAGGCCGGGCGCTTCACCGTTGGCGAGGGCAGCCAGGCCGTCGATTTCCTGGTCGACACGCCGCAGCCTGCGGCATCCGCCGGCCGGCTGTGCTGCCGCCCGGAAGCGGTGCGGCTGGACCCGGATCCCGCCGAGTCCAACCGGCTGCTGGCGCGCGTGGTCGACCAGACCTACCTTGGCAACCGCTACCGGCTGGCGCTGGAAGCGGACCGACTGCCAGGGCTGACCCTGTTTGCCGACGTGGCGCGCGAGGCGCGGCACCGGCTGCCCGACGCCGGCGGCCACAAGTTCTGGATTGCGCTGCCCGCGCAGGCGTTGCGGGTGTTTGCATGA
- a CDS encoding putative 2-aminoethylphosphonate ABC transporter permease subunit: MMRAAATVESHPGTQAASSRGTGLASRLAHGAPAAMKWIWLAGLAVGLLLPLLALFRQAWFDAAGQWALGARMAALVTSPNFLPMLGRSVAVSLAVVALVVPLAFGFAYALQRSCIALRPLWRGIALLPLFAPSLLPAIALVYLFGNQGIFRGAFGQGGIYGFWGIVLGEAFYTFPHALMVLVATLSLADARLYEAARAMGASPWRTFCTVTLPGARQGLFAAACLVLTLVITDFGVPKVVGGGYPVLALEAYKSVVGQQQFDRGALIGMLLLAPALLTFAVDMAMQQRQRTQMGSRAQVYVPAPERGRDGACLLLVALVSAALLAVIATAVGASLVKLWPYNLGLTLAHYDFDNMDGGGWLAYRNSLKLSALTALAGTAAIFLGAWLTLRTRGPAWLHGVLRASFLLPMAVPGLVLGLGYVFFFNAPGNPLHALYGTMALLVLCNVAHCYTTGHLTAAAALRQLDNEFEAAALSLGVAPLVTCWRVTVPVCLPALLDIFRYLFVSSMTTVSAVIFLYSPDTVLAAISVLNMDDAGDTAPAAAMSTLILLTSVLAALLLHAVSAGWLRRAQRWRAG; the protein is encoded by the coding sequence ATGATGCGCGCCGCAGCCACGGTCGAGTCGCACCCGGGCACGCAGGCCGCCTCCTCGCGCGGCACCGGCCTGGCCTCCCGGCTGGCACACGGTGCCCCGGCCGCGATGAAGTGGATCTGGCTGGCCGGGCTGGCCGTCGGCTTGCTGCTGCCGTTGCTGGCGCTGTTCCGCCAGGCCTGGTTCGATGCGGCGGGCCAATGGGCGCTGGGCGCGCGCATGGCGGCGCTGGTGACCAGCCCCAACTTCCTGCCGATGCTCGGCCGCAGCGTGGCGGTGTCGCTGGCGGTGGTGGCGCTGGTGGTGCCGCTGGCATTTGGCTTTGCCTATGCGCTGCAGCGTTCCTGCATCGCACTGCGGCCGCTGTGGCGCGGCATTGCGCTGCTGCCGCTGTTTGCGCCGTCGCTGCTGCCGGCGATCGCGCTGGTCTACCTGTTCGGCAACCAGGGCATTTTTCGCGGCGCCTTCGGGCAGGGCGGCATCTATGGCTTCTGGGGCATCGTGCTGGGCGAGGCCTTCTACACCTTCCCGCATGCGCTGATGGTGCTGGTGGCGACGCTGTCGCTGGCCGATGCGCGCCTCTATGAAGCGGCGCGCGCGATGGGCGCCAGCCCGTGGCGCACCTTCTGCACGGTCACGCTACCGGGCGCGCGCCAGGGCCTGTTCGCCGCCGCCTGCCTGGTGCTGACGCTCGTGATCACGGACTTTGGCGTACCCAAGGTGGTGGGCGGCGGTTACCCGGTGCTGGCGCTGGAAGCATACAAGTCCGTGGTCGGGCAGCAGCAGTTTGACCGTGGCGCGCTCATCGGCATGCTGCTGCTGGCGCCCGCGCTGCTGACCTTTGCGGTGGACATGGCAATGCAGCAGCGCCAGCGCACGCAGATGGGCAGCCGCGCGCAGGTGTATGTGCCGGCGCCCGAGCGCGGCCGCGACGGCGCGTGCCTGCTGCTGGTGGCGCTGGTCAGTGCCGCGCTGCTGGCAGTGATCGCCACCGCGGTGGGCGCGTCGCTGGTCAAGCTGTGGCCGTACAACCTGGGCCTGACGCTGGCGCATTACGACTTCGACAACATGGACGGCGGCGGCTGGCTGGCCTACCGCAACAGCCTGAAGCTGTCGGCGCTGACCGCGCTGGCGGGCACGGCGGCGATCTTCCTGGGCGCTTGGCTGACGCTGCGCACGCGCGGCCCGGCCTGGCTGCACGGGGTGCTGCGCGCGAGTTTCCTGTTGCCGATGGCGGTGCCGGGGCTGGTGCTGGGCCTGGGCTATGTGTTCTTCTTCAACGCGCCCGGCAATCCGCTGCACGCGCTGTACGGCACCATGGCGCTGCTGGTGCTGTGCAACGTGGCGCACTGCTACACCACCGGCCACCTGACCGCGGCCGCGGCGCTGCGCCAGCTCGATAACGAGTTCGAGGCCGCGGCGCTGTCGCTCGGGGTGGCGCCGCTGGTGACATGCTGGCGCGTGACCGTGCCGGTGTGCCTGCCGGCACTGCTTGATATCTTCCGCTACCTCTTCGTGTCGTCGATGACCACGGTCTCGGCGGTGATCTTCCTGTACAGCCCCGACACCGTGCTGGCCGCGATCTCGGTGCTGAACATGGACGATGCCGGCGACACCGCGCCCGCTGCCGCGATGTCGACGCTGATCCTGCTGACCTCGGTGCTGGCGGCCTTGCTGCTGCACGCGGTCTCGGCCGGCTGGCTGCGCCGCGCGCAACGCTGGCGCGCCGGCTGA